A part of Cryptococcus tetragattii IND107 chromosome 3, whole genome shotgun sequence genomic DNA contains:
- a CDS encoding kynurenine 3-monooxygenase: protein MPQSRARKALIVGAGPVGALTALSLHRRGWEVEVWESRDDPRCQDAAPSNLRSINLAISSRGLEALRSVDPSIAENFLEEAIPMKGRMIHHTDGRQESQLYDPIGGQSINSISRPILNQRLVQSLPQEIKLRFNTKLNRIDFKNRVAYASHKQANVMPGEENVEDKKQNTENEDGTAFDLVIGCDGSWSKVRNAMMRVERIDFSQSFIPHAYIELHMPSNPAFQGGYAMNKNHLHIWPRHAFMLIGLPNKDGSFTLTLFIPFSSLELLTTRESAAAFFKENFPSAVEIVGEKVLLDDFEKNPRGNLVTINCTPSAWSSHAILLGDASHSMVPFYGQGLNCGLEDVRVLNSILERHHISPTTTRALGETDPELELALKAYSDERQGDLKAICELALQNYTEMRSHVLSPLHHLRRQVDKIMTTLFRSTPQATLSLTDPFPTKRVRGWTSLYEMVTFRPDVGYSEALRKERWQKDVVGYTGWIGSVIGISAAGVFAVTMAKKWLERR, encoded by the exons ATGCCGCAATCACGGGCTCGAAAAGCTCTCATCGTTGGCGCCGGTCCTGTCGGTGCACTGACAGCGCTGAGCCTCCATCGTCGGGGCTGGGAAGTAGAGGTCTGGGAGTCTCGCGATG ATCCTCGATGTCAAGACGCCGCTCCGAGTAACCTCCGTTCTATCAACCTCGCCATATCGTCGCGAGGTCTCGAAGCACTGCGAAGTGTTGACCCCTCAATTGCCGAGAACTTTCTAGAGGAAGCGATACCGATGAAGGGACGAATGATCCATCACACGGACGGGAGGCAGGAGAGCCAACTTTACGATCCAATCGGTGGCCAG TCTATCAACTCCATCAGTCGCCCGATCCTCAATCAGCGACTGGTTCAATCACTTCCCCAAGAAATCAAACTTAGATTCAACACCAAGCTCAACCGCATTGATTTTAAGAACCGCGTTGCTTATGCGTCTCATAAACAAGCGAATGTTATGCCGGGTGAAGAAAATGTGGAAGATAAGAAGCAGAACAcagagaatgaagatgggacAGCGTTTGATTTGGTCATTGGATGTGATGGCAGCTGGTCCAAGGTCAGAAATGCAATGATGCGCGTTGAACG GATTGACTTTTCACAAAGCTTTATTCCTCATGCCTACATTGAACTCCATATGCCTTCCAATCCAGCTTTCCAGGGTGGCTACGCTATGAACAAAAACCATCTGCACATTTGGCCTCGCCATGCTTTCATGCTTATCGGTCTTCCCAACAAG GATGGCTCGTTTACCCTGACTTTAttcattcccttttcttctcttgagTTGCTCACAACACGTGAATCTGCTGCGGCCTTTTTCAAAGAAAATTTCCCTTCTGCCGTGGAGATTGTAGGTGAAAAAGTGCTTCTTGATGATTTTGAAAAAAATCCAAGAGGCAACCTGGTTACTATCAAC TGTACACCCTCCGCATGGTCATCTCACGCCATTCTTCTGGGCGATGCATCTCACAGCATGGTACC TTTTTATGGACAAGGTCTCAACTGCGGCCTTGAAGACGTTCGCGTGCTCAACTCTATCCTTGAGCGACACCACATCTCGCCTACAACAACACGCGCGCTTGGTGAGACGGATCCTGAGCTGGAATTGGCTCTAAAGGCCTATTCTGATGAAAGGCAAGGAGACTTGAAGGCCATTTGCGAATTGGCTTTGCAAAACTA CACTGAAATGCGCTCACATGTGctttctccacttcatcatctccgtCGTCAGGTTGACAAGATCATGACCACCTTGTTCCGATCTACGCCTCAAGCCACCTTGTCGCTGACGGACCCTTTCCCTACCAAAAGGGTGCGAGGATGGACGAGTCTTTATGAGATGGTGACCTTTAGGCCGGATGTAGGTTATTCAGAGGcattgaggaaggagaggtggCAGAAGGATGTCGTGGGTTATACGGGGTGGATCGGAAGCGTGATAGGTATTAGTGCAGCAGGCGTCTTTGCAGTAACAATGGCTAAAAAGtggttggaaagaagatag